CGATTTGTGAGCcgaatttctgaaaatatattttcacctaaacaacttcaaaaatcaactgaaaaaaatcgGTATTATTATAGTAGTTTAATTGGGTGTAGACAATTATTCCAAAGAATCAAATTGAATCATGGACGATAATTGAGCTCATAAACTAAGTATAAATCACCGCCATTTTAGGCTACAACtttatatatttacaaaacttACCTATGTTTCTCCTTCTCTTTCTCCTTATTCTTATCTCTATCCCTACTTCTCTCCGTTTCTCGGCTTCCTGACCTACTCCGTTTATCCTTCTTCTTCTCCTTGTGCCTGGACCGGTCTCTGCTTCTCGACCTTTTCCTGCCTTTCTCCACCTCCCTGCTCGAAGATCTACGGCTTTTATGCTCTTTATTCTTCTCTCTCCTCTCTTTACCAGAGTGTAGTTCTTTCATTTTATCTTTATGCTGATTTTTGGAGGAGCCTCGTTTGTCTTTGTTCTTGTCCCGATCTTTGGAGAGCAACTTAGGGTCTGCGCCCATGTCTAATGTTGAACCTTCAGTTAAACTTTTGATGATGTCGGTGTTGTCGGTTATGGTGCTCGGACGGTCTTCCAATACTTCTTCGCCTGTTGACGTTTTTATATTATGCGTGAAGTGCGGGAAAATGGGGAATTGATTTACCTTTGTGGGTTTTGAGAACGTATTGTCTGTTGCAGTTTAACAACTCAATTTCGGACTTCTTGATCATGTCCAATTGGTGTTTGGCTTCTTGTTCTCGCCATTTGGCCAATTCCTGACTAGCCATGTCATCAGGGGAAAGGCGAACCTACGATTTAAAGACATCCTATATAATTTCGTGATCATATACTCCTATTATGCGTCTGAATGAAAACTccctatataaaatttcattgacgTATTCACAGACATGCTTACCAGTTCATATGAACTAATGCTTCTCTCGCAAATTCTTCTCCATAAAGTCTGATTTTTCGCGtcttttatattgaaaataagactgcgatatttgtttttatatttctgtCCAATATCTCCGAAACACTTGAAGAGTTCTGCCTCGATTTCTATGGATATATTCTTCACCTTAcgtaaaaattcacaaattttcatttgtcgTTTTAAGTCAATAAAACCTTCATACCTCGTCCTCAGTGAGCTTGATCTCACTACCTTTAAGCCGTACTATGAGCTGCTCAAACACAGTTTTCTGAACATTATCCCTAATATCCTCAGCTTTCGCCTGAGGCGTCTGCGCATCTTCCTTCGGAGTTTTTGCCTTTGGAGTCTTCGGTTTTGCCTCTTTTGGAGTCTCTTTTTTTGGAGTTTCCTTCTTCGGCGTCTTCGGAACCGGAATAGAGGGCAAGATCGGCGTTAGAATAGTTTGcacttggattttttttggagtCTGTTCTTTAAGATTCAACGATGGCTGTAGCGGCTGAGGCTGAATGAGCTTGATTTTCGAGTCCTTTGGGGCCGAGTCTTTATTATGTgttattgtaataattttaaacctcTTGGGGGTGGACGATGATTGGGGGGAATGTTTCGGCGCATGTGCCATGATCCCCACGTTAACTCCTCGCTGTTGTACGGCAACTGAGACTCCGTCATTGTTAGagttttttaccaattttagttttgattGAGTGAGTTGTCCGGGCTGGAAAACATACGCtgataagtaattttttttcggataataatttatttacccTAGCTTTGGTTGTTACGACTTTTCCCGCAGATTTTACAACTTCATATCCGGGGTGTTGTTTCAGCCACTGGTCCAAATTTGTAGCGCTAGGAGCTTTGGCTCCGGTTAACATTTTTCCTGTGGTTCTCTCAAAGACTACCACCTAATAGTACAGTCAATAAAGAAgttaaaacaacaataaaacttACTCGTTCAATCCCCTGAGCATGCGCCAATATACAATTCTCGGAACAATAAATTGAGCTCTTTCTGGAAGGTTTCTGGCACACCACGCAAGGTACAGCAGAGGCGGCACTAGTAGTTCCTCTCTCCTTTTGGCTTTTCTTTGCAGAATTGTTACTATCCGTTGATTGACGAGAGTTATGAGAAGCTTTTCTTATTCTTCTCGCAGCCGCTTTAGGTCTCTTTAAGGAGGGAtcctgaaaataataataatgttttaaaacctAACCACTAACGttctatttaatatttatagacTCGTAGTTTGTTCATACTTTTTTGAAGACTCATTACAGTTTTTAAACTCCAAGAAGTCCTTTAATCactaatttttagttaaaatattcAGCTTAATTAACTTACCATACAGAACAAACATATCCACTCTTTTCCCTCAGACTCCATTTGCTGACCCATGCCTTTAGTGATGTTCACGCACTTGCCGTGATACCACTCCTCGCACGTATCACAGCAAATCATGAAGCGATTGTTGTGCGGTTGGTTACAGATGCACCATAATTTATTGGGGTCGTCTTCGGATTCTTCTTCTTCATCCCCAGAACTGTCCAATTCGTTACCGGACACGTGTTCATCGTCTAAAGGTTTGTGAACCGTCCTAaagaaatgaataaaaaatatagttcACTTTGTGAACACCAAACCTCAACCTTCGAATTTACAATCGTCATGTGTATAGAAGACACCTCAAACGTTACGTTAAGGCATGATCAATTACCTTTCTTTATTCCTATTATCCACTTTAATGGTTGGTTgcctttcaaaaaaacaaacacttaAACATATCGAATCTccatcaaattaataaacgcTAAAATCACTTACTTGAAACACGGTTTAGGCTTAACTGGCTCCTCTTTACGTTTGTTTCTGCTTCTTGTAGTGGGTCTCTCAATGGGTGGAAGCACCAAAATCCGTCCGTCAGGCCGTACTATTTGTTTACCCTGTTTAATAATCTCGCCTTGCTGAGATTCCTAACCGAAATTATAAGAGagcattattaaaaaataaataggtaGTGTATAGTACATGTAAGTGTTTGATTAAGCCATTTACTTACCGATGTCGACGTATTGGAGCTCTCAGACACTTGCGAAGACATGTCCATGGCTTCCTGTATGCCACTAGTGTCCAAAACTCCGTCATTAATCCCCTTATCAATGgcgttttgaagctctgtattCGACACGAGCTGCTTGGCCACCTGATACAAAATGTCCTCAGAGATCATGTCATTATTTATGTTATCCAGTATCGATTGATCCAAATCCAACCCGGACTCTGCCAAACTCAAATTGTCCGAATCCGCTGTATTGTTTAGATGGATGGGAACGTCTGGTATAGCAGTGGTGTTCGTGGTGTACGTTCTGGTTTCATCGTTCATTATTATGGCCCTGAAATATTGTCGGGATTATTTAATCTGTGAGAAATATCCAGTAGGGCTGAGATATTCTTTCATAGACTTCGTACTTATACGGGACATTTTAagtgcgtttttttttcccaatataaaataataaaatataaaatattttctcaccTGATATCCTGCGCACTCGGAATATCCTCAGATATGCTCTCATCATTGGATTCTTGAGACGACTTTGAAGAACTATCATCTAGTTTTGAGTGTTGATGCTCAAGCTTCAAAGAAGTTTTGCTGGAATCTGAATTGAAATCAGACCGCCTTCTATCGTGGTGATGGGTGCGTACTACTGAATGTTCCAATTTACTGGACTTCTCCTCAacacttttaaaatgttttggcTTCTCAACGCTGTCCCTTCGGTCCTTATTCCTAACCTCTGTGCtactaaaagtatttttaagtcTAAAGAActcttacaaaattaaaaataatttacctgCTTCTATGATGATGGGTGTGGTGCTTCTCATCTACACTCGATCGGCTCGATTTCGAAAGTATTTCAGTAGTCTGCTTAGAGCGAGATTCAGGACAAATTTTCCCCGGTTTCGAAGATCCAGGAGTTTCAAACTTAAGCAAATTAGGAGTTTTATTCTGATCGGCAGTTTTTAGGGATTTCGTAGTTGGGGCAGTTTCAGGAGTTTGTGGGGTGCCTGGTTCTTTACCACTAACTTTCCGAATTATATCAGGAGTTGAAAATAAGGCAAAGTCGCCAGGGATTGGTTTCGGCggctcttttttcttttttggggGCTTTTTCTCTGGGGGTTtcacttcttttttttcttcggctTTTTCGTTCTTCTCCGCCAAGAGACCGTCAGACTTACCCGCAATTTTATCGCTTTCAGTCTTGTCCGAAATATTTACTTCAGGTTGCTCTGAATCGAGAGTCTAATTGAAAAAACgtacaaaaattttgatgattGAACACATTTCAAACAATTACCTTTTCAACTGTCCCTGTCGTTTTCACACTGAACTCCTCACTTTCTTTACCTACTTCTccctttttctttgtttttttcagCATTTTGGTGCCCTTAATAGCAGTTTCCTTAGGCGAAAACTCGTTTAAAATCTTTTGGCGTTTGCCTCTCTTTAagcctttttttcctttctttccTGTAATCTCTTCCTTGATATCAAAATCAGAATCATTTTCATCATCTTCAAATGCTAAAGAAAAGTCCTCTTCCTCTGATTCTATATGACATTGGagaataaaaacttttactttagctaaaaatacaaattttagaaGAGTTTTCTTACCCTCATCTTCATCCTCCATATCATCATCCTCTTCATCCGAATCTTCAGGCTCACTAACAGCCAATTTCGGTACAACTTTCTTCGGTCGACCTCTTTTCCTTTGTACAGCCTTGGGTGAAGTATGCAAGATCTattgaaagaaatattataataaaaacattttgtgaAGCATATGTAAggttaatatataattttttgatcatAAAACAACCTAAAAGGTCCATTTCAGCTTTCATAAACCATACTTCTTATTTACCTTTACTTTTCCCTTTGGTTTAGGAGTTAAAACCTTCTGCTCAATTAACccagatttttcttttaaagatGAGGTGCTACTAGTTGAAAGACTCTGTGCATTATTTTGAGCCGGAATTGTTATTgaagatataatttttatgcCTCCCCGTGGGGCATTTGAGGGAACTACAACAGCTTCAACAGCTTCAGCAGATTCTTCACTACCATGTAAAATACTCAGGGTTTTAGCTATAAATTAACTATGAGCAAAAGAAAACTGTGAGAATCAATAGTTTCAAACCTAGTTCATCATCTTCCTCTGCAGGAGATAAGGGCTCTTTCAGAGATGTTAAAGGGGTATAATCATGATCAAGTTGTATATTACGCAGATTACGAGACACAGAAGTGATGTCACCTGTATAAAATATAGCTACAATTCGAAGCAATACTTTGTTAATGTAAGACATTCATTTGTGAATGTAAGGCTTACCTTCTTCATTAGCAACTTCCATGTTATCAGGAATGTACATAACATTATCCACAATAACATCAATTCCCTTTTGGTTTTCATCACCTTTAccaatttgcattatttgaaGATTTGTCGGTCCAGATTTTGAGCCTACAATAGAGGACTAAATATGCATTATCTGGGTCAAGTGTACAATTAATAGATTGATTTTTCACTTAATTAAACAGCGAGGAACAGAGACTGAAAATCAAGTTTTATAACAAccataaattgaaattgagaaattatgaaaatcaaaaaatttgtgacaaaaatttaagaatgtAGACTGAAAGAAATATGTGTTTTACAGTCCTCAAAcacttatttataatatttgctCTTAGGGGGTATTTTCATATCAGATACAG
The sequence above is a segment of the Euwallacea fornicatus isolate EFF26 chromosome 16, ASM4011564v1, whole genome shotgun sequence genome. Coding sequences within it:
- the pps gene encoding death-inducer obliterator 1 isoform X9 — translated: MANSVVKVTDVTDDSISDSLLLLIGKDGTVTPDKQTVENYLSSKSGPTNLQIMQIGKGDENQKGIDVIVDNVMYIPDNMEVANEEAIFYTGDITSVSRNLRNIQLDHDYTPLTSLKEPLSPAEEDDELAKTLSILHGSEESAEAVEAVVVPSNAPRGGIKIISSITIPAQNNAQSLSTSSTSSLKEKSGLIEQKVLTPKPKGKVKILHTSPKAVQRKRGRPKKVVPKLAVSEPEDSDEEDDDMEDEDEESEEEDFSLAFEDDENDSDFDIKEEITGKKGKKGLKRGKRQKILNEFSPKETAIKGTKMLKKTKKKGEVGKESEEFSVKTTGTVEKTLDSEQPEVNISDKTESDKIAGKSDGLLAEKNEKAEEKKEVKPPEKKPPKKKKEPPKPIPGDFALFSTPDIIRKVSGKEPGTPQTPETAPTTKSLKTADQNKTPNLLKFETPGSSKPGKICPESRSKQTTEILSKSSRSSVDEKHHTHHHRSSSTEVRNKDRRDSVEKPKHFKSVEEKSSKLEHSVVRTHHHDRRRSDFNSDSSKTSLKLEHQHSKLDDSSSKSSQESNDESISEDIPSAQDIRAIIMNDETRTYTTNTTAIPDVPIHLNNTADSDNLSLAESGLDLDQSILDNINNDMISEDILYQVAKQLVSNTELQNAIDKGINDGVLDTSGIQEAMDMSSQVSESSNTSTSESQQGEIIKQGKQIVRPDGRILVLPPIERPTTRSRNKRKEEPVKPKPCFKQPTIKVDNRNKERTVHKPLDDEHVSGNELDSSGDEEEESEDDPNKLWCICNQPHNNRFMICCDTCEEWYHGKCVNITKGMGQQMESEGKEWICLFCMDPSLKRPKAAARRIRKASHNSRQSTDSNNSAKKSQKERGTTSAASAVPCVVCQKPSRKSSIYCSENCILAHAQGIERVVVFERTTGKMLTGAKAPSATNLDQWLKQHPGYEVVKSAGKVVTTKARPGQLTQSKLKLVKNSNNDGVSVAVQQRGVNVGIMAHAPKHSPQSSSTPKRFKIITITHNKDSAPKDSKIKLIQPQPLQPSLNLKEQTPKKIQVQTILTPILPSIPVPKTPKKETPKKETPKEAKPKTPKAKTPKEDAQTPQAKAEDIRDNVQKTVFEQLIVRLKGSEIKLTEDEVKNISIEIEAELFKCFGDIGQKYKNKYRSLIFNIKDAKNQTLWRRICERSISSYELVRLSPDDMASQELAKWREQEAKHQLDMIKKSEIELLNCNRQYVLKTHKGEEVLEDRPSTITDNTDIIKSLTEGSTLDMGADPKLLSKDRDKNKDKRGSSKNQHKDKMKELHSGKERREKNKEHKSRRSSSREVEKGRKRSRSRDRSRHKEKKKDKRSRSGSRETERSRDRDKNKEKEKEKHRNSAHKSSRHKKHETISSTDSLDKRSKEILEQLNKIAPPVETRLWEHVSQEDIALGADTDSDHEVPSSTVMIPTPPRIQDAEDFPSQSSDDSKLSTGPKDVETEDEPPISPQSRKSPTEMWTGTINMVDVAQIAITAHEVSGDCSGLNKELSANLDIVGRISPDTVWDYIGKMRSSNSKIISLIRLNATNMEEQMPYLALYSYLSSRNRLGVVKSTNKAIKDFYILPLAAQKPIPQALLPLNGPGFEEARPALLLGIIVRDRRKRPHGEPVPSHGTSHKKNRIEGHVVQNPPLRSYTPPPVPPEVVPAPLPPLPPAPKVSSRVPKVDPRLAKFNQPPPLAPELPESPPTSGNTPAFLSPLMSLVTPPQPVPPPIAPKQEPLTPNDDDEPYSPEDSDPDTTATETPSVLTATTAISINSASITTESYVPIPGLGDDTHLSAKKMDIQRQMEELNKQIEMQKCEITSITKNIATAESKIVGSALASIALPSNLQQILDSIKTIGSTSVGESVVTAVSPVPAKEPPPTAGISSDLTIPLMIPKSFSRPLASSHDIPNTIPLNLPNKSKLTPPFVASPEEKIVSDPDKPSVLSSLSEEDLIRKAAEMLKESPEEKSSKRERSPAPRPSKSEKKPISFSIAKRPKSDVALPPLPGMDD
- the pps gene encoding death-inducer obliterator 1 isoform X5 — protein: MANSVVKVTDVTDDSISDSLLLLIGKDGTVTPDKQTVENYLSSKSGPTNLQIMQIGKGDENQKGIDVIVDNVMYIPDNMEVANEEAIFYTGDITSVSRNLRNIQLDHDYTPLTSLKEPLSPAEEDDELAKTLSILHGSEESAEAVEAVVVPSNAPRGGIKIISSITIPAQNNAQSLSTSSTSSLKEKSGLIEQKVLTPKPKGKVKILHTSPKAVQRKRGRPKKVVPKLAVSEPEDSDEEDDDMEDEDEESEEEDFSLAFEDDENDSDFDIKEEITGKKGKKGLKRGKRQKILNEFSPKETAIKGTKMLKKTKKKGEVGKESEEFSVKTTGTVEKTLDSEQPEVNISDKTESDKIAGKSDGLLAEKNEKAEEKKEVKPPEKKPPKKKKEPPKPIPGDFALFSTPDIIRKVSGKEPGTPQTPETAPTTKSLKTADQNKTPNLLKFETPGSSKPGKICPESRSKQTTEILSKSSRSSVDEKHHTHHHRSSSTEVRNKDRRDSVEKPKHFKSVEEKSSKLEHSVVRTHHHDRRRSDFNSDSSKTSLKLEHQHSKLDDSSSKSSQESNDESISEDIPSAQDIRAIIMNDETRTYTTNTTAIPDVPIHLNNTADSDNLSLAESGLDLDQSILDNINNDMISEDILYQVAKQLVSNTELQNAIDKGINDGVLDTSGIQEAMDMSSQVSESSNTSTSESQQGEIIKQGKQIVRPDGRILVLPPIERPTTRSRNKRKEEPVKPKPCFKQPTIKVDNRNKERTVHKPLDDEHVSGNELDSSGDEEEESEDDPNKLWCICNQPHNNRFMICCDTCEEWYHGKCVNITKGMGQQMESEGKEWICLFCMDPSLKRPKAAARRIRKASHNSRQSTDSNNSAKKSQKERGTTSAASAVPCVVCQKPSRKSSIYCSENCILAHAQGIERVVVFERTTGKMLTGAKAPSATNLDQWLKQHPGYEVVKSAGKVVTTKARPGQLTQSKLKLVKNSNNDGVSVAVQQRGVNVGIMAHAPKHSPQSSSTPKRFKIITITHNKDSAPKDSKIKLIQPQPLQPSLNLKEQTPKKIQVQTILTPILPSIPVPKTPKKETPKKETPKEAKPKTPKAKTPKEDAQTPQAKAEDIRDNVQKTVFEQLIVRLKGSEIKLTEDEVKNISIEIEAELFKCFGDIGQKYKNKYRSLIFNIKDAKNQTLWRRICERSISSYELVRLSPDDMASQELAKWREQEAKHQLDMIKKSEIELLNCNRQYVLKTHKGEEVLEDRPSTITDNTDIIKSLTEGSTLDMGADPKLLSKDRDKNKDKRGSSKNQHKDKMKELHSGKERREKNKEHKSRRSSSREVEKGRKRSRSRDRSRHKEKKKDKRSRSGSRETERSRDRDKNKEKEKEKHRNSAHKSSRHKKHETISSTDSLDKRSKEILEQLNKIAPPVETRLWEHVSQEDIALVGADTDSDHEVPSSTVMIPTPPRIQDAEDFPSQSSDDSKLSTGPKDVETEDEPPISPQSRKSPTEMWTGTINMVDVAQIAITAHEVSGDCSGLNKELSANLDIVGRISPDTVWDYIGKMRSSNSKIISLIRLNATNMEEQMPYLALYSYLSSRNRLGVVKSTNKAIKDFYILPLAAQKPIPQALLPLNGPVKQWLEASVKKINDLVQNGFEEARPALLLGIIVRDRRKRPHGEPVPSHGTSHKKNRIEGHVVQNPPLRSYTPPPVPPEVVPAPLPPLPPAPKVDPRLAKFNQPPPLAPELPESPPTSGNTPAFLSPLMSLVTPPQPVPPPIAPKQEPLTPNDDDEPYSPEDSDPDTTATETPSVLTATTAISINSASITTESYVPIPGLGDDTHLSAKKMDIQRQMEELNKQIEMQKCEITSITKNIATAESKIVGSALASIALPSNLQQILDSIKTIGSTSVGESVVTAVSPVPAKEPPPTAGISSDLTIPLMIPKSFSRPLASSHDIPNTIPLNLPNKSKLTPPFVASPEEKIVSDPDKPSVLSSLSEEDLIRKAAEMLKESPEEKSSKRERSPAPRPSKSEKKPISFSIAKRPKSDVALPPLPGMDD
- the pps gene encoding death-inducer obliterator 1 isoform X4, whose protein sequence is MANSVVKVTDVTDDSISDSLLLLIGKDGTVTPDKQTVENYLSSKSGPTNLQIMQIGKGDENQKGIDVIVDNVMYIPDNMEVANEEGDITSVSRNLRNIQLDHDYTPLTSLKEPLSPAEEDDELAKTLSILHGSEESAEAVEAVVVPSNAPRGGIKIISSITIPAQNNAQSLSTSSTSSLKEKSGLIEQKVLTPKPKGKVKILHTSPKAVQRKRGRPKKVVPKLAVSEPEDSDEEDDDMEDEDEESEEEDFSLAFEDDENDSDFDIKEEITGKKGKKGLKRGKRQKILNEFSPKETAIKGTKMLKKTKKKGEVGKESEEFSVKTTGTVEKTLDSEQPEVNISDKTESDKIAGKSDGLLAEKNEKAEEKKEVKPPEKKPPKKKKEPPKPIPGDFALFSTPDIIRKVSGKEPGTPQTPETAPTTKSLKTADQNKTPNLLKFETPGSSKPGKICPESRSKQTTEILSKSSRSSVDEKHHTHHHRSSSTEVRNKDRRDSVEKPKHFKSVEEKSSKLEHSVVRTHHHDRRRSDFNSDSSKTSLKLEHQHSKLDDSSSKSSQESNDESISEDIPSAQDIRAIIMNDETRTYTTNTTAIPDVPIHLNNTADSDNLSLAESGLDLDQSILDNINNDMISEDILYQVAKQLVSNTELQNAIDKGINDGVLDTSGIQEAMDMSSQVSESSNTSTSESQQGEIIKQGKQIVRPDGRILVLPPIERPTTRSRNKRKEEPVKPKPCFKQPTIKVDNRNKERTVHKPLDDEHVSGNELDSSGDEEEESEDDPNKLWCICNQPHNNRFMICCDTCEEWYHGKCVNITKGMGQQMESEGKEWICLFCMDPSLKRPKAAARRIRKASHNSRQSTDSNNSAKKSQKERGTTSAASAVPCVVCQKPSRKSSIYCSENCILAHAQGIERVVVFERTTGKMLTGAKAPSATNLDQWLKQHPGYEVVKSAGKVVTTKARPGQLTQSKLKLVKNSNNDGVSVAVQQRGVNVGIMAHAPKHSPQSSSTPKRFKIITITHNKDSAPKDSKIKLIQPQPLQPSLNLKEQTPKKIQVQTILTPILPSIPVPKTPKKETPKKETPKEAKPKTPKAKTPKEDAQTPQAKAEDIRDNVQKTVFEQLIVRLKGSEIKLTEDEVKNISIEIEAELFKCFGDIGQKYKNKYRSLIFNIKDAKNQTLWRRICERSISSYELVRLSPDDMASQELAKWREQEAKHQLDMIKKSEIELLNCNRQYVLKTHKGEEVLEDRPSTITDNTDIIKSLTEGSTLDMGADPKLLSKDRDKNKDKRGSSKNQHKDKMKELHSGKERREKNKEHKSRRSSSREVEKGRKRSRSRDRSRHKEKKKDKRSRSGSRETERSRDRDKNKEKEKEKHRNSAHKSSRHKKHETISSTDSLDKRSKEILEQLNKIAPPVETRLWEHVSQEDIALVGADTDSDHEVPSSTVMIPTPPRIQDAEDFPSQSSDDSKLSTGPKDVETEDEPPISPQSRKSPTEMWTGTINMVDVAQIAITAHEVSGDCSGLNKELSANLDIVGRISPDTVWDYIGKMRSSNSKIISLIRLNATNMEEQMPYLALYSYLSSRNRLGVVKSTNKAIKDFYILPLAAQKPIPQALLPLNGPVKQWLEASVKKINDLVQNGFEEARPALLLGIIVRDRRKRPHGEPVPSHGTSHKKNRIEGHVVQNPPLRSYTPPPVPPEVVPAPLPPLPPAPKVSSRVPKVDPRLAKFNQPPPLAPELPESPPTSGNTPAFLSPLMSLVTPPQPVPPPIAPKQEPLTPNDDDEPYSPEDSDPDTTATETPSVLTATTAISINSASITTESYVPIPGLGDDTHLSAKKMDIQRQMEELNKQIEMQKCEITSITKNIATAESKIVGSALASIALPSNLQQILDSIKTIGSTSVGESVVTAVSPVPAKEPPPTAGISSDLTIPLMIPKSFSRPLASSHDIPNTIPLNLPNKSKLTPPFVASPEEKIVSDPDKPSVLSSLSEEDLIRKAAEMLKESPEEKSSKRERSPAPRPSKSEKKPISFSIAKRPKSDVALPPLPGMDD
- the pps gene encoding death-inducer obliterator 1 isoform X3; this encodes MANSVVKVTDVTDDSISDSLLLLIGKDGTVTPDKQTVENYLSSKSGPTNLQIMQIGKGDENQKGIDVIVDNVMYIPDNMEVANEEAIFYTGDITSVSRNLRNIQLDHDYTPLTSLKEPLSPAEEDDELAKTLSILHGSEESAEAVEAVVVPSNAPRGGIKIISSITIPAQNNAQSLSTSSTSSLKEKSGLIEQKVLTPKPKGKVKILHTSPKAVQRKRGRPKKVVPKLAVSEPEDSDEEDDDMEDEDEESEEEDFSLAFEDDENDSDFDIKEEITGKKGKKGLKRGKRQKILNEFSPKETAIKGTKMLKKTKKKGEVGKESEEFSVKTTGTVEKTLDSEQPEVNISDKTESDKIAGKSDGLLAEKNEKAEEKKEVKPPEKKPPKKKKEPPKPIPGDFALFSTPDIIRKVSGKEPGTPQTPETAPTTKSLKTADQNKTPNLLKFETPGSSKPGKICPESRSKQTTEILSKSSRSSVDEKHHTHHHRSSSTEVRNKDRRDSVEKPKHFKSVEEKSSKLEHSVVRTHHHDRRRSDFNSDSSKTSLKLEHQHSKLDDSSSKSSQESNDESISEDIPSAQDIRAIIMNDETRTYTTNTTAIPDVPIHLNNTADSDNLSLAESGLDLDQSILDNINNDMISEDILYQVAKQLVSNTELQNAIDKGINDGVLDTSGIQEAMDMSSQVSESSNTSTSESQQGEIIKQGKQIVRPDGRILVLPPIERPTTRSRNKRKEEPVKPKPCFKQPTIKVDNRNKERTVHKPLDDEHVSGNELDSSGDEEEESEDDPNKLWCICNQPHNNRFMICCDTCEEWYHGKCVNITKGMGQQMESEGKEWICLFCMDPSLKRPKAAARRIRKASHNSRQSTDSNNSAKKSQKERGTTSAASAVPCVVCQKPSRKSSIYCSENCILAHAQGIERVVVFERTTGKMLTGAKAPSATNLDQWLKQHPGYEVVKSAGKVVTTKARPGQLTQSKLKLVKNSNNDGVSVAVQQRGVNVGIMAHAPKHSPQSSSTPKRFKIITITHNKDSAPKDSKIKLIQPQPLQPSLNLKEQTPKKIQVQTILTPILPSIPVPKTPKKETPKKETPKEAKPKTPKAKTPKEDAQTPQAKAEDIRDNVQKTVFEQLIVRLKGSEIKLTEDEVKNISIEIEAELFKCFGDIGQKYKNKYRSLIFNIKDAKNQTLWRRICERSISSYELVRLSPDDMASQELAKWREQEAKHQLDMIKKSEIELLNCNRQYVLKTHKGEEVLEDRPSTITDNTDIIKSLTEGSTLDMGADPKLLSKDRDKNKDKRGSSKNQHKDKMKELHSGKERREKNKEHKSRRSSSREVEKGRKRSRSRDRSRHKEKKKDKRSRSGSRETERSRDRDKNKEKEKEKHRNSAHKSSRHKKHETISSTDSLDKRSKEILEQLNKIAPPVETRLWEHVSQEDIALGADTDSDHEVPSSTVMIPTPPRIQDAEDFPSQSSDDSKLSTGPKDVETEDEPPISPQSRKSPTEMWTGTINMVDVAQIAITAHEVSGDCSGLNKELSANLDIVGRISPDTVWDYIGKMRSSNSKIISLIRLNATNMEEQMPYLALYSYLSSRNRLGVVKSTNKAIKDFYILPLAAQKPIPQALLPLNGPVKQWLEASVKKINDLVQNGFEEARPALLLGIIVRDRRKRPHGEPVPSHGTSHKKNRIEGHVVQNPPLRSYTPPPVPPEVVPAPLPPLPPAPKVSSRVPKVDPRLAKFNQPPPLAPELPESPPTSGNTPAFLSPLMSLVTPPQPVPPPIAPKQEPLTPNDDDEPYSPEDSDPDTTATETPSVLTATTAISINSASITTESYVPIPGLGDDTHLSAKKMDIQRQMEELNKQIEMQKCEITSITKNIATAESKIVGSALASIALPSNLQQILDSIKTIGSTSVGESVVTAVSPVPAKEPPPTAGISSDLTIPLMIPKSFSRPLASSHDIPNTIPLNLPNKSKLTPPFVASPEEKIVSDPDKPSVLSSLSEEDLIRKAAEMLKESPEEKSSKRERSPAPRPSKSEKKPISFSIAKRPKSDVALPPLPGMDD